Proteins encoded by one window of Thermobaculum terrenum ATCC BAA-798:
- the coaE gene encoding dephospho-CoA kinase (Dephospho-CoA kinase (CoaE) performs the final step in coenzyme A biosynthesis.): protein MKDRSRFVIGLTGNIACGKSTVSGMLAELGARVLDADLIAHEALVPSTSTYQRVVQEFGSDILRTDLSVDRAALGRIVFADPDALRRLERIVHPYVVERISHEVSGSPGVVVIDAIKLFESGLDSLCDEVWVVTCTPEQQLERLRARSGLTREEALRRINAQPPQGEKVRRADVVIDNSGSVEDTRQQVLAQWERIAERLAT, encoded by the coding sequence TTGAAAGATCGCAGCAGATTCGTAATTGGCCTCACCGGTAACATAGCCTGTGGCAAGTCCACCGTCAGCGGGATGCTTGCCGAGCTCGGCGCGCGGGTGCTCGACGCCGACCTCATCGCTCACGAGGCGCTCGTGCCCAGCACCTCCACTTACCAGCGGGTGGTCCAGGAGTTCGGCAGCGACATCCTCAGGACCGACCTCAGCGTGGATCGCGCCGCGCTGGGGAGGATAGTGTTCGCGGATCCCGACGCCCTTCGCAGGCTGGAGCGGATTGTGCACCCCTACGTCGTGGAGCGGATATCCCATGAGGTCTCGGGGAGCCCGGGAGTGGTGGTCATCGACGCCATCAAGCTCTTTGAGAGCGGGCTCGACTCACTGTGCGACGAGGTGTGGGTCGTCACCTGTACACCCGAGCAGCAGCTGGAGAGGCTGCGTGCCAGGAGTGGGCTCACCAGGGAGGAGGCGCTACGGAGGATCAACGCCCAGCCTCCTCAGGGGGAGAAGGTCCGCAGGGCTGATGTCGTCATCGACAACTCGGGGAGTGTCGAGGATACAAGGCAGCAGGTGCTCGCCCAATGGGAGAGGATAGCTGAGAGGTTGGCTACGTAG
- the pnp gene encoding polyribonucleotide nucleotidyltransferase, protein MISKFETIWAGRKLSIETGRIAGQAHGAVLVQYGDTVVLTTAVRADAPSNMDFFPLTVQYEERMYAAGKIPGGFIRREGRPSENATLAARLTDRPLRPLFPKGYKYEVQIITTVLSTDQQNEPDLLSIIGGSAALSISDIPFLGPVGAARVGYIDGEYILNPTADQREESLLDLTVAGTKDAVIMVEGSAHELPESVMLGAVEFGHRMLQDTIKLQEQLVAVAGKPKHHFDVPEVDEEFTARVREWLGDKLKEAVNNPDKVLREEAIAEVKANLIAAMISDDVADPADLTGAVAREFETLLKEEVRNRILNEGVRPDGRGPKEIRPVSAEVGLLPRTHGSALFTRGQTQIISVVTLGTRREEQILDDLGMEESKRFMHHYNFPPYSTGEIRPLRGPSRRDIGHGALVERSLLPVMPSEEEFPYTVRVVSEVVSSNGSSSMGSVCGSTLALMDAGVPIKAPVSGVAMGLVTGPDGKYVILTDIQGIEDALGDMDFKVAGTEKGVTGLQMDIKTTGITFDIMREAFEQAREGRMYILGKMLEAIPEVRSTLSGYAPRILTMKINPEKIGAVIGPGGKTIRAITDATGSQIDIEDDGTILIYSTNAEGAEEARRRIEMLTRDIEVGQVYTGKVVGIMPYGAFVELAPGKDGLVHISELSDTRVNRVEDVVKLGDEITVMVTDIDRNGKISLSRRAVLTGETPSSRQSGKLAVASGSQGSKPSRGGRPSGKPRSSER, encoded by the coding sequence ATGATTAGCAAGTTTGAGACTATCTGGGCAGGACGGAAACTATCTATAGAAACAGGCAGGATAGCTGGCCAGGCACACGGAGCTGTGCTGGTCCAGTACGGAGATACCGTGGTCCTTACCACGGCCGTGAGGGCGGACGCACCCTCCAACATGGACTTCTTCCCGCTGACGGTGCAGTACGAGGAGCGGATGTACGCGGCGGGCAAGATCCCTGGGGGCTTCATCCGCCGTGAGGGCAGGCCCTCGGAGAACGCAACGCTGGCCGCAAGGCTGACCGACCGCCCTCTGCGCCCTCTCTTCCCGAAGGGCTACAAGTACGAGGTACAGATCATCACCACGGTGCTCAGCACCGACCAGCAGAACGAGCCCGACCTCCTCTCGATAATCGGCGGCAGCGCGGCCCTGAGCATCTCGGACATCCCCTTCCTGGGGCCCGTGGGTGCGGCGAGAGTGGGGTACATAGACGGCGAGTACATACTCAACCCCACCGCCGACCAGCGGGAGGAGAGCCTGCTGGACCTGACGGTGGCGGGCACGAAGGACGCCGTGATCATGGTGGAGGGCTCCGCGCACGAGCTGCCGGAGTCGGTCATGCTGGGCGCGGTGGAGTTCGGTCACAGGATGCTGCAGGACACCATAAAGCTGCAGGAGCAGCTGGTGGCTGTGGCGGGTAAGCCTAAGCACCACTTCGACGTCCCCGAGGTGGACGAGGAGTTCACCGCCCGGGTGCGCGAGTGGCTGGGCGACAAGCTCAAGGAGGCCGTGAACAACCCGGACAAGGTGCTGCGCGAGGAGGCCATAGCCGAGGTCAAGGCCAACCTGATCGCGGCGATGATCAGCGACGACGTGGCGGATCCCGCAGACCTGACGGGAGCCGTGGCCCGCGAGTTCGAGACGCTCCTGAAGGAAGAGGTGCGCAACCGCATACTGAACGAGGGCGTTCGCCCGGACGGAAGGGGCCCAAAGGAGATTCGCCCAGTCTCGGCGGAGGTGGGGCTCCTGCCGCGGACACACGGGTCGGCGCTCTTCACCCGCGGCCAGACCCAGATCATAAGCGTGGTGACGCTGGGCACCAGGCGCGAGGAGCAGATCCTCGACGACCTGGGCATGGAGGAATCCAAGCGCTTCATGCACCACTACAACTTCCCGCCATATAGCACGGGCGAGATCAGGCCGCTGCGAGGCCCCAGCAGGCGCGACATAGGCCATGGCGCCCTGGTGGAGAGGTCCCTGCTGCCGGTCATGCCCTCGGAGGAGGAGTTCCCCTACACGGTCCGCGTGGTCTCCGAGGTGGTCAGCTCCAACGGCTCCAGCTCGATGGGCAGCGTGTGCGGCTCGACGCTGGCGCTGATGGACGCTGGCGTGCCGATCAAGGCGCCGGTCTCCGGCGTGGCGATGGGCCTGGTCACGGGCCCGGACGGCAAGTACGTGATCCTGACGGACATCCAGGGCATCGAGGACGCGCTGGGAGACATGGACTTCAAGGTGGCGGGCACCGAGAAGGGCGTCACAGGCCTGCAGATGGACATCAAGACCACCGGCATAACCTTCGACATCATGAGGGAGGCGTTCGAGCAGGCGCGCGAGGGCAGGATGTACATCCTGGGCAAGATGCTGGAGGCGATACCCGAGGTCCGCAGTACCCTCTCCGGGTACGCGCCGCGAATCCTCACGATGAAGATCAACCCCGAGAAGATCGGCGCGGTGATAGGGCCCGGCGGTAAGACGATCAGGGCGATCACCGATGCAACGGGGTCCCAGATCGATATCGAGGACGACGGCACGATCCTGATCTACTCGACGAACGCCGAGGGGGCCGAGGAGGCCAGGCGGCGCATCGAGATGCTCACCCGCGACATAGAGGTGGGGCAGGTCTACACCGGCAAGGTGGTAGGGATCATGCCCTACGGGGCGTTCGTGGAGCTGGCGCCCGGCAAGGACGGTCTGGTGCACATCAGCGAGCTGTCCGATACGCGGGTGAACCGTGTGGAGGATGTGGTCAAGCTGGGCGACGAGATCACCGTGATGGTGACGGACATAGACCGCAACGGCAAGATAAGCCTCTCGAGGCGCGCTGTCCTGACGGGTGAAACGCCATCCTCCAGGCAGTCGGGCAAGCTGGCGGTGGCCTCCGGATCCCAGGGATCCAAGCCCTCCAGGGGTGGGCGCCCCTCCGGCAAGCCCCGATCCTCAGAGCGATAA